A portion of the Kazachstania africana CBS 2517 chromosome 2, complete genome genome contains these proteins:
- the RRN10 gene encoding Rrn10p (similar to Saccharomyces cerevisiae RRN10 (YBL025W); ancestral locus Anc_8.172) yields the protein MDRNVYEACNNLIKEFQTHKISADEILSQKVNHLVPIPFKSREDLDNAASQDRKEGLFKGDIIPRIDLKVLHYFVSQLCLLKYPQLVNSFDETSLITLGLLVEKFLEDFLISNKPSIRKRRRDEDSEDDSYSSSSESSDDSEEEGEEEEDIGHDEQAKENRIRTLELDAGSDEDNEDGSRSVSGGPSEMLSKLINYRDAPTDI from the coding sequence ATGGATAGGAACGTTTATGAGGCGTGcaataatttgattaaGGAATTTCAAACTCACAAAATTAGCGCAGATGAAATACTCTCGCAGAAAGTTAACCATTTAGTACCCATACCATTCAAGTCAAGGGAAGATCTTGATAATGCAGCTTCACAAGACAGGAAAGAAGGTCTGTTCAAAGGTGACATAATACCGCgtattgatttgaaagttCTGCATTATTTTGTAAGTCAACTATGTCTTTTAAAATATCCTCAATTGGTAAATTCATTCGATGAAACGAGTTTAATCACATTGGGCTTACTTgtcgagaaatttttggagGACTTTTTGATTAGTAACAAACCAAGTATACGAAAAAGACGAAGAGACGAAGATAGTGAGGACGATTCCtactcttcttcatcagaatcCAGTGACGATAgcgaagaagaaggagaagaagaggaagacATCGGCCATGATGAACAAGCTAAAGAAAACAGAATCCGCACGCTAGAATTGGACGCTGgttctgatgaagataatgagGACGGTTCAAGAAGCGTTAGTGGTGGACCTTCTGAAATGCTCTccaaattgataaattataGAGATGCTCCTACTGATATCTGA
- the NCL1 gene encoding tRNA (cytosine-C5-)-methyltransferase (similar to Saccharomyces cerevisiae NCL1 (YBL024W); ancestral locus Anc_8.171): MARRKKFSKGKNKTFGARDDSRAQKNWSELVKENEKWEKYYKDILNLFPGTEWESFKKTCQEPLPLTFRVTGSRNHAKEVLNLFKEKHLPHLTDVEFEGEKLKAPIELPWYPNKLAWQLDVSKTVIRKNEQFAKTQRFLVVENAVGNISRQEAVSMIPPIVLEVEPQHTVLDMCAAPGSKTAQLIEALHMDTDEPTGFVVANDADSRRSHMLVHQLKRLNSANLMVVNHDAQFFPRIKISNDSDKKKDLLKFDRILCDVPCSGDGTMRKNVNVWKDWNTQSGLGLHTVQYNILNRGLNLLKSGGRLVYSTCSLNPIENEAVVAQALRTWGDKIKLVNCGDKLPGLVRSQGISQWPVIDRNMTEKNKGDEGTIESWFPPSEEEAKNFHLENCIRVYPHQQNTGGFFITVIEKVQEDSEQNKRVASTPEVESTSAAKKLKTEEASVPVQPQKKEKLPRDANEEPFVFVDPNHEAIKPCWDFYGIDNKFDRNCCLVRNATGEPTRVVYTVSPSLKDIIQANDDRLKIIYSGVKFFVSQRSDIECSWRIQSESLPILKHHMNSRRVVEANAEMLKLLLLESFPNFESIEAKQVDNTFVQEMKKLSSGCAFMLVSRGETKESLFLPVWKGSKCINLMVAKEDSHELLYRVFGIETTAKDNSKVQKSEKQGKEVTASPSEATEPGATAESSA, translated from the coding sequence ATGGCTAGAAGAAAGAAGTTTAGTAAAGGTAAGAACAAGACATTTGGTGCTCGTGATGATTCGAGAGCTCAGAAAAACTGGTCTGAATTAGTTAAAGAAAACGAAAAATGggaaaaatattataaagaTATATTAAACTTATTTCCAGGTACAGAATGGGAAAGCTTCAAGAAAACATGTCAAGAACCACTACCCCTAACATTCAGGGTTACTGGTTCTAGGAATCATGCAAAGGAAGTCCTAAActtattcaaagaaaaacattTACCACATTTAACCGATGTTGAATTTGAAGGCGAAAAATTAAAGGCTCCTATTGAGCTACCATGGTATCCAAATAAGTTGGCTTGGCAATTAGATGTCTCAAAGACTGtaattagaaaaaatgaacaatttgCCAAGACTCAAAGATTTTTAGTGGTAGAAAATGCAGTTGGTAATATCTCCAGACAAGAAGCTGTCTCCATGATTCCACCAATTGTGCTAGAAGTTGAACCACAACACACTGTTCTTGATATGTGTGCTGCACCAGGTTCCAAAACCGCTCAATTAATCGAAGCGCTACATATGGACACTGATGAACCAACTGGGTTTGTTGTCGCCAATGATGCAGACTCTAGAAGATCTCATATGTTAGTTCATCAATTAAAGAGATTGAACAGTGCTAACTTGATGGTTGTCAACCACGATGCCCAGTTTTTTCcaagaatcaaaataagTAATGACTCCgataaaaagaaagatttactaaaatttgatagaatCCTATGTGATGTTCCATGTTCTGGTGACGGTACTATGAGAAAAAATGTTAATGTCTGGAAGGATTGGAACACACAAAGTGGTTTAGGATTACATACTGTACAATACAACATCTTGAACAGAGGtctaaatttattaaagaGCGGCGGTAGATTAGTTTATTCTACTTGTTCTTTAAACCCTATCGAAAATGAAGCTGTTGTTGCACAAGCTCTAAGAACTTGGGGTGACAAAATTAAACTCGTTAACTGTGGTGATAAATTACCTGGTCTTGTTAGAAGCCAAGGAATTAGTCAATGGCCCGTTATTGACAGAAATATgactgaaaaaaataaaggtGATGAAGGTACTATTGAAAGTTGGTTTCCTCcttctgaagaagaagccaAAAACTTTCATCTTGAGAATTGTATCAGAGTTTATCCCCACCAACAAAATACAGGTGGTTTCTTCATTACCGTTATTGAAAAGGTTCAAGAAGATTCTGAACAAAATAAGAGAGTTGCATCGACACCTGAAGTTGAATCAACTTCTGCTGCTAAGAAACTCAAGACCGAAGAAGCTAGTGTACCAGTTCAACCTcagaaaaaggaaaaactACCTCGTGACGCTAACGAAGAACCATTTGTCTTCGTGGATCCAAACCATGAGGCCATAAAACCATGTTGGGATTTCTATGGTATTGATAATAAGTTTGACAGAAATTGTTGTTTGGTCCGTAATGCTACTGGTGAACCAACAAGAGTTGTCTATACTGTTTCACCATCCCTTAAGGACATCATTCAGGCCAACGATGACAGATtaaaaatcatttattcaggtgtcaaattttttgtctCTCAAAGAAGTGACATAGAATGTTCTTGGAGAATTCAAAGTGAATCTTTGCCAATTTTAAAGCATCACATGAACTCTAGAAGAGTTGTGGAGGCTAACGCAGAAATGTTGAAGCTACTGTTACTTGAGTCATTCCCAAACTTTGAGAGCATTGAGGCTAAACAAGTTGATAACACTTTTGTACAggaaatgaagaaattaagCTCTGGTTGCGCTTTCATGCTTGTCTCTAGAGGTGAAACAAAGGAAAGTCTATTCTTACCTGTATGGAAGGGTTCTAAGTGTATCAACTTAATGGTCGCCAAGGAAGACTCACATGAATTGTTGTATAGAGTGTTCGGTATCGAAACTACCGCAAAAGATAATTCCAAGGTTCAAAAGAGCGAAAAACAAGGAAAA